A section of the Lineus longissimus chromosome 1, tnLinLong1.2, whole genome shotgun sequence genome encodes:
- the LOC135494598 gene encoding transcription elongation factor, mitochondrial-like isoform X2: MTKKMTSHDVQDSILCQRSFCNMPDDSSDEFEYTSNPSFTPEQSDKILECFNIWPADSLSNLKYFSQLKADTLVEYREQFGLFEKISDVQSVPGFGVLGLKKLCKAILANEMKVKKITRKSGPKSTVNSICHPRIPASKCLGISNVMALDLQQDQISWVHMDKHMCVLDWHQTVIFDHPPTRYDHALWHQKISSAVSRLPEADIYLLENRIYRYPSLRVVPFITALRIIESIVITLLNKDYQETENHNVHMMKPHSIAGHFNLNIGGERVSGQHIVRDIINRSSTLAGQVTVNNEHADYFLGLEHQNQESLSRALLLSILFYQKVVASTKAEQLAEDSMQDKDETTVS, translated from the exons ATGACAAAGAAAATGACAAGccatgatgtccaggactcg ATATTGTGCCAGAGATCATTCTGCAACATGCCTGATGACAGCTCTGATGAATTTGAGTACACTTCCAACCCCAGTTTTACTCCAGAACAAAGCGACAAGATCCTTGAATGTTTCAACATCTGGCCAGCTGACAGCTTGAGCAATCTCAAATATTTCAGTCAACTCAAAGCCGACACTTTGGTTGA atatagAGAACAATTTGGTCTGTTTGAGAAGATTTCTGATGTACAGTCTGTCCCTGGATTTGGTGTCCTTGGTTTGAAGAAGCTATGCAAAGCTATCCTTGCTAATGAAATGAAGGTGAAAAAAATAACCAGAAAGTCGGGACCAAAGTCTACAGTTAACTCCATTTGCCATCCTAGAATTCCTGCCAGTAAATGTCTG GGCATTTCTAATGTGATGGCGCTGGACCTCCAGCAAGACCAGATATCCTGGGTGCATATGGACAAGCACATGTGTGTACTGGACTGGCATCAGACGGTCATATTTGATCATCCCCCTACTCGGTATGATCATGCTCTCTGGCATCAAAAG ATCAGCAGTGCTGTGAGCAGGCTGCCTGAAGCTGATATCTACCTTTTGGAGAACAGAATCTACAGATATCCAAGTTTACGTGTTGTCCCCTTCATAACGGCATTGAGGATTATCGAATCTATTGTCATTACGTTATTAAATAAGGATTACCAAGAGACTGAGAATCACAACGTACACATGATGAAACCACATTCAATAGCAGGTCACTTCAACTTGAACATTGGCGGTGAAAGAGTCAGTGGCCAGCATATTGTCAGAGACATTATCAATAGATCATCTACTTTAGCTGGTCAAGTGACCGTCAATAATGAACATGCGGATTATTTTCTTGGACTCGAACATCAAAATCAGGAAAGTTTATCCCGTGCTTTGCTGCTTAGTATTTTGTTCTATCAAAAAGTTGTTGCTTCCACGAAGGCTGAACAATTAGCTGAAGACAGTATGCAAGATAAAGATGAGACCACAGTGTCATGA
- the LOC135494598 gene encoding transcription elongation factor, mitochondrial-like isoform X1, which translates to MASSATARAIFAPFRLFSRPFRHMVSSICVPGMPDKHVQLKILCQRSFCNMPDDSSDEFEYTSNPSFTPEQSDKILECFNIWPADSLSNLKYFSQLKADTLVEYREQFGLFEKISDVQSVPGFGVLGLKKLCKAILANEMKVKKITRKSGPKSTVNSICHPRIPASKCLGISNVMALDLQQDQISWVHMDKHMCVLDWHQTVIFDHPPTRYDHALWHQKISSAVSRLPEADIYLLENRIYRYPSLRVVPFITALRIIESIVITLLNKDYQETENHNVHMMKPHSIAGHFNLNIGGERVSGQHIVRDIINRSSTLAGQVTVNNEHADYFLGLEHQNQESLSRALLLSILFYQKVVASTKAEQLAEDSMQDKDETTVS; encoded by the exons ATGGCTTCCTCGGCGACTGCTCGTGCAATTTTTGCCCCTTTTCGCTTGTTTTCCAGGCCCTTTAGGCACATGGTTTCAAGTATATGTGTTCCTGGTATGCCTGATAAACATGTTCAACTAAAG ATATTGTGCCAGAGATCATTCTGCAACATGCCTGATGACAGCTCTGATGAATTTGAGTACACTTCCAACCCCAGTTTTACTCCAGAACAAAGCGACAAGATCCTTGAATGTTTCAACATCTGGCCAGCTGACAGCTTGAGCAATCTCAAATATTTCAGTCAACTCAAAGCCGACACTTTGGTTGA atatagAGAACAATTTGGTCTGTTTGAGAAGATTTCTGATGTACAGTCTGTCCCTGGATTTGGTGTCCTTGGTTTGAAGAAGCTATGCAAAGCTATCCTTGCTAATGAAATGAAGGTGAAAAAAATAACCAGAAAGTCGGGACCAAAGTCTACAGTTAACTCCATTTGCCATCCTAGAATTCCTGCCAGTAAATGTCTG GGCATTTCTAATGTGATGGCGCTGGACCTCCAGCAAGACCAGATATCCTGGGTGCATATGGACAAGCACATGTGTGTACTGGACTGGCATCAGACGGTCATATTTGATCATCCCCCTACTCGGTATGATCATGCTCTCTGGCATCAAAAG ATCAGCAGTGCTGTGAGCAGGCTGCCTGAAGCTGATATCTACCTTTTGGAGAACAGAATCTACAGATATCCAAGTTTACGTGTTGTCCCCTTCATAACGGCATTGAGGATTATCGAATCTATTGTCATTACGTTATTAAATAAGGATTACCAAGAGACTGAGAATCACAACGTACACATGATGAAACCACATTCAATAGCAGGTCACTTCAACTTGAACATTGGCGGTGAAAGAGTCAGTGGCCAGCATATTGTCAGAGACATTATCAATAGATCATCTACTTTAGCTGGTCAAGTGACCGTCAATAATGAACATGCGGATTATTTTCTTGGACTCGAACATCAAAATCAGGAAAGTTTATCCCGTGCTTTGCTGCTTAGTATTTTGTTCTATCAAAAAGTTGTTGCTTCCACGAAGGCTGAACAATTAGCTGAAGACAGTATGCAAGATAAAGATGAGACCACAGTGTCATGA